Proteins from one Streptomyces roseifaciens genomic window:
- a CDS encoding PfaD family polyunsaturated fatty acid/polyketide biosynthesis protein, whose product MDSSRPVASPALTASVRWYPGDRPAAFTPTEILRAAAVIREAVHLVTAPAGRGVGLAVGGSTGPVVPGRPGLPLLGTLPPLYPEWLGDRSFGEAHGVRFPYVAGEMAGGIATVAMVSAMARAGMMGFFGAAGLDPERVERAVSELASGLAGKPNWGVNLIHSPGEPMLEDRVAEIALRHRVPAVSASAFMSLTPAVIKVAARGLRRGPQGRILRGTRLFAKVSRPEVAGPFMAPAPEPLVRALVERGELTTDESDLATRVPVAEDVTVEADSGGHTDNRPLTVLLPAMLALRDELTAVHGYDRGIRIGAAGGLGTPAAVAGAFALGAAYVLTGSVNQATRESGLSDDAKAMLAQADVADVTMAPAADMFELGVKLQVLRRGTLFAARATRLYELYRDHESWEDIPPRQRSRVEQDILGTSFDAVWAETLRFWQQRDPSRLRKAEQDPRHRMALAFRWYLGMSSRWAVAGHTERRADYQIWCGPAMGAFNRWAADSFLAEPGRRDVVQIALNLLEGAAVLTRAHQLRSHGVTVPAAAFAFRPRRLA is encoded by the coding sequence ATGGACTCTTCTCGTCCGGTTGCCTCTCCGGCCCTCACCGCATCCGTGCGGTGGTATCCGGGCGACCGCCCGGCCGCCTTCACGCCGACGGAGATCCTGCGTGCGGCGGCTGTCATCAGAGAAGCCGTCCATCTCGTGACCGCCCCTGCGGGACGGGGGGTCGGGCTCGCCGTAGGGGGTTCCACGGGCCCGGTCGTCCCCGGCCGGCCGGGGCTGCCCCTGCTGGGCACCCTGCCACCGCTGTACCCGGAGTGGCTCGGGGACCGCTCCTTCGGCGAGGCGCACGGCGTGCGTTTCCCCTACGTCGCCGGGGAGATGGCGGGCGGAATCGCGACCGTGGCCATGGTCTCCGCCATGGCCCGGGCGGGCATGATGGGCTTCTTCGGCGCCGCCGGGCTGGATCCGGAGCGTGTCGAACGGGCGGTTTCCGAGCTGGCCTCCGGGCTCGCGGGGAAACCGAACTGGGGCGTCAACCTCATCCATTCGCCCGGTGAGCCGATGCTGGAGGACCGGGTAGCCGAGATCGCCCTGCGCCACCGCGTGCCGGCCGTCTCCGCCTCCGCGTTCATGTCGCTCACCCCCGCGGTGATCAAGGTCGCCGCCCGCGGGCTGCGCCGCGGACCACAGGGGCGGATCCTGCGCGGCACCCGGCTGTTCGCCAAGGTGTCCCGTCCCGAGGTCGCGGGGCCCTTCATGGCACCGGCCCCCGAGCCCCTGGTGCGCGCTCTCGTGGAGCGGGGCGAACTCACCACGGACGAGTCCGATCTGGCCACCCGGGTGCCCGTCGCGGAGGACGTCACCGTCGAGGCGGACAGCGGCGGCCACACCGACAACCGGCCGCTCACGGTCCTGCTGCCGGCCATGCTCGCCCTGCGGGACGAACTCACGGCCGTGCACGGCTACGACCGCGGCATCAGGATCGGGGCGGCAGGCGGGCTCGGCACACCCGCCGCGGTGGCCGGCGCCTTCGCCCTCGGCGCGGCGTACGTGCTGACCGGTTCCGTCAATCAGGCCACCCGGGAGTCGGGGCTGTCGGACGACGCGAAGGCGATGCTGGCGCAGGCCGACGTCGCCGACGTGACCATGGCACCGGCGGCCGACATGTTCGAGCTCGGGGTGAAGCTCCAGGTGCTGCGCAGGGGAACGCTCTTCGCCGCGCGCGCCACCCGGCTCTACGAGCTCTACCGTGACCACGAGAGCTGGGAGGACATCCCGCCCCGGCAGCGGTCCCGGGTCGAACAGGACATCCTCGGGACGTCGTTCGACGCCGTCTGGGCCGAGACCCTGCGCTTCTGGCAGCAGCGGGACCCGTCCCGGCTCCGCAAGGCCGAGCAGGATCCCCGGCACCGGATGGCGCTGGCCTTCCGCTGGTACCTGGGCATGTCGAGCCGCTGGGCGGTGGCGGGGCACACCGAGCGCCGTGCGGACTACCAGATCTGGTGCGGCCCGGCCATGGGAGCGTTCAACCGCTGGGCGGCGGACAGCTTCCTCGCCGAGCCCGGCCGGCGCGACGTGGTGCAGATCGCGCTGAACCTCCTCGAGGGCGCGGCCGTCCTCACCCGAGCCCATCAACTGCGCAGTCACGGCGTCACCGTGCCCGCCGCCGCCTTCGCCTTCCGGCCGCGGCGGCTCGCCTAG